The Panicum hallii strain FIL2 chromosome 9, PHallii_v3.1, whole genome shotgun sequence genome has a window encoding:
- the LOC112876474 gene encoding probable calcium-binding protein CML27: MENAAAPPAAVKPSLSKKPSPSFRLRNGSLNALRLRRVFDLFDRNGDGEITLDEMASALDALGLGADRAGLEAAVGGYIPAGAAGLRFDDFESLHRALGDALFGPIPEEVPEEDDEGDMKEAFRVFDEDGDGYISAAELQAVLKKLGLPEARNLATVQEMICNVDADRDGRVDFGEFKNMMQGITVWGA, encoded by the coding sequence ATGGAgaacgccgccgcgccccccgccgccgtgAAGCCGTCGCTGTCCAAGAAGCCCTCGCCGTCGTTCCGGCTCCGGAACGGCAGCCTCAACGCGCTGCGCCTGCGCCGCGTGTTCGACCTCTTCGACCGCAACGGCGACGGCGAGATCACCCTCGACGAGATGGCCTCGGCGCTCGACGCGCTCGGCCTCGGCGCCGACCGCGCCGGCCTGGAGGCCGCCGTCGGGGGGTACATCCCGGCTGGCGCCGCGGGGCTCCGCTTCGACGACTTCGAGTCCCTCCACCGCGCGCTCGGGGACGCGCTGTTCGGCCCCATCCCGGAGGAGGTGCCtgaggaggacgacgagggggaCATGAAGGAGGCGTTCCGCGTGTTCGACGAGGACGGCGACGGCTACATCTCGGCCGCCGAGCTCCAGGCCGTGCTCAAGAAGCTCGGCCTGCCCGAGGCGCGGAACCTCGCCACGGTGCAGGAGATGATCTGCAACGTCGACGCCGACCGCGACGGCCGCGTCGACTTCGGCGAGTTCAAGAACATGATGCAGGGGATCACCGTGTGGGGCGCCTAG
- the LOC112876473 gene encoding uncharacterized protein LOC112876473, translating into MVAPATLSLRPCAAPAPPRTAPPRARAWFAPATRAPQTVAVSYPARPFGGIRRAVAVDSDQQGSPEPPEQEKKPKTYHFLVANAKFMLDEEEHFQEQLAEKLRNYAERDKERDFWLVIEPKFLERFPNITKRLKRPAVALVSTDGNWITFMKLRLDRVLQEQFDTESVEEALASNPVELKFEKPEKWTAPYPKYEFGWWDPFLPPKSSNGMA; encoded by the exons ATGGTGGCTCCCGCAACGCTCTCCCTCCGCCCCTGcgcggcgcccgcgccgccccgtaccgcgccgccccgcgcgcgggCCTGGTTCGCGCCCGCTACCCGCGCGCCCCAGACCGTCGCCGTCTCCTACCCGGCGCGGCCCTTCGGTGGCATCCGCCGGGCCGTCGCCGTTGACTCCGACCAGCAAGGCTCCCCCGAGCCTCCCGAGCAG GAGAAGAAGCCAAAGACGTACCACTTCCTGGTGGCGAACGCCAAGTTCATGCTGGACGAGGAGGAGCACTTCCAGGAGCAGCTCGCCGAGAAGCTGCGCAACTACGCCGAGCGCGATAAGGAGCGCGACTTCTGGCTCGTCATCGAGCCCAAGTTCCTGGAAAGGTTCCCCAACATCACCAAGCGCCTCAAGCGCCCCGCCGTCGCGCTTGTCTCCACCGACGGCAACTGGATCAC TTTCATGAAGTTAAGGCTAGACAGGGTCTTACAAGAACAGTTCGACACAGAGTCAGTTGAAGAGGCATTGGCTTCTAATCCTGTTGAGTTGAAATTTGAGAAGCCTGAGAAATGGACAGCTCCATATCCTAAATATGAGTTTGGATGGTGGGATCCCTTCTTGCCCCCAAAATCCAGCAATGGCATGGCGTAG